The region TGCCGTGCATCCACACCACGATCAGGTCCGGCTTCATGGCGATGATGCGCTCCATGTCGTACTGGCGGTTGTCGCCCACGTTGGCGATTTTTTTTGCCGCTTCCGGATAGTCGCTGTAGCTGACCACGCCGACGATTTTCTCGCCGCCGCCGGCCGCGAACAGCAGTTCGGTGATATGCGGCGCCAGCGCCAGGATGCGCTGCGCCGGCTTCTCCAGCGTGACGGCATTGCCGTCGTCATCGCGCACGGTGATGGCGGCGTGCGCAGGCAAGGCCAGCACGGTGGCCAGCAGTGTCATCGTCCAGTATGTCATGTGTTTTCCTTGTTCCATGCGATCAGTGCCTGCTCCAGCTGCTGCCAGGCGGGTTCATTGGGCGGCAGCCCCAGTCGGATGCCGCGCGCCGCATGGCGGAACAGCCGCACCCAGATGCCGCGTTCGGCCATATGGCGGTGAAAGTCCTCGGCGCGCGCTTCCGGCCACCATTGAAACAGCGCGCAGCCCGTGCTGGCGATGCCGCATGACGCCAGCAACTGGCGCAGCCGTTCGCCCTGATTTTTCAGGCGCGCGCGCATGGCCTGCTGCCAGCCGGTATCGGACAAGGCCGCCAGCGCCACCTGCTGCGCCGGGCCGCTGACGGTCCATGGCCCCAGCATCGCGGCCAGCTTTTCCAGCAGCGTGGGATGCGCCGCCACAAAGCCCAGCCGCAAGCCCGCCAGGCCAAAGAACTTGCCGACCGAGCGCAGCACGAGCAGTCCGGGCTGGCCGGCATATGCACCGAGGCTGGCCGCATCCTCCGTGTCGCCAAACGCCTCGTCGACCACCAGCCAGCCGCCGCGCGCCGCCAGTGTTTCAGCCCACGCCAGCAGCTGTTCGGGGGCGATGCGCGCGCCGGTGGGGTTGTTCGGATTGCAGACCACCAGCACCTCGCACTCGTCGACGGCGTCGTTCAACTGCGCGTACGGCACCTGCCGCAGTTGATGGCCATGCTGGCCCCAGTGGTGGGCGTGTTCCGCATACGAGGGGGCGGCGACCACCACGCGGCCAGGCGCGCGCAAGCGGGGCAGGGCCTGGATGGCGGCCTGCGTGCCGGCCACCGGCAGCATGGCCGGCGCGCCGTAATACGCGCAGGCGGCATCGGGCAGCGCGGGATCGGCTTCCGGCAGGCGGTGCCAGGCGTTTGGGGTGGTAGCGGGCACCGGATACCAGTGCGGATTGATGCCGGTCGACAGGTCGATCCACTGTTCCAGCGGCCGGTCGTAGGCGCGCGCGGCCTCGCGCAGATTGCCCCCGTGTTCAAGCAACATGGCGTCCTTGCAGATAAAACAGTCCGGCGGCCAGCGCCACCCAGACCAGCCACAGCACGGTGGTCTCCATCACCAGGCGCCAGGCGCGGTCGATATCGCGGGCTGCCGCCGGCAGGCCGCTGCCCAGCGGCGGGCGCCGTTCCAGTTCGCCATCGTAGACGGCGTCGCCACCGAGGGCCAAACCCAGGGCGCCCGCGCCGCTGGCCATCACCGGGCCGGCGTTCGGGCTGCCCCAGGCTGGCGCCTGCGTGCGCCAGCATTGCCAGGCGCGTTTTTTATCGGCCATGGTTTTTCCCAGCACGACGTAGGACAGGGCGGTCAGGCGCGCCGGCACATAGTTCAGCACATCGTCGATGCGCGCGGCGCAGCAGCCGAACCAGTCATAGCG is a window of Janthinobacterium sp. J1-1 DNA encoding:
- the cobD gene encoding threonine-phosphate decarboxylase CobD, with the protein product MLEHGGNLREAARAYDRPLEQWIDLSTGINPHWYPVPATTPNAWHRLPEADPALPDAACAYYGAPAMLPVAGTQAAIQALPRLRAPGRVVVAAPSYAEHAHHWGQHGHQLRQVPYAQLNDAVDECEVLVVCNPNNPTGARIAPEQLLAWAETLAARGGWLVVDEAFGDTEDAASLGAYAGQPGLLVLRSVGKFFGLAGLRLGFVAAHPTLLEKLAAMLGPWTVSGPAQQVALAALSDTGWQQAMRARLKNQGERLRQLLASCGIASTGCALFQWWPEARAEDFHRHMAERGIWVRLFRHAARGIRLGLPPNEPAWQQLEQALIAWNKENT